The window attttactctaacgtctaaaatgatgcaattttatccctaaagtttatagccaagagcaattttacccataacgttgataatttgggtcaatttcacaCATTATTATAAagcacagatatttttgtttcttattttgcaccaattacatatcaattcgttctaaaaaaagaatttcatgttttttataatttaataatagaattggagattatatttgtaaatttggtgaatttttttatttatttttgtctaattagtacaaaagacagtatattttttttttctttttttcacatcccaacatatgtttgtgatttcttactgataaaataacgcacgtgtcaagtgtagatgacaagattcatgaccgagaagacactttgattaattatttctcaaattgacccaatttatcaacgttttactcttgacttccaacgttaggggtaaaattgcaccattttagacgttaggtgtaaaattactcctgatccaaaatgttagaggtatttttacaccttaacccataAATCAATCTAAGCAACCaatttaaagaaattgaaaaacCGAGACACTGTTGTAATTTTCAGCGTCTATTTTCTGGCTAAGCCAATTTTCAAAACACTATGAGCATAATTTCAAGCAAGTATATCACAGGTCATTTTAAGCCAATTTCAAGTGGATTAATAAATCAGTTTATACAACTACCAAACATGTGTTCTAAGtggttattttttttggttGACAGTCTAAATTGTTATGGTACTATCAACTTAACTATCTAATTAGAAATCAACTATCCAATCAGAGATCAAGTACCGGAGATCATGGACAGATCCAGATAGGGTAGGAGGTGTTTGACGTCGGAAAGTGCTGAAAATTCTATCTAAACTGTATGagggttttaattttttaggtAAAAACATTCAAACTATATCAATTTAGTACCCATAAATCACGAGAAACCACCACAAACATCCCCTGTTAATGAATCATGGATCTGTCACTATTAGAAATGAGAACGTAAATATGATTAAAAAACTTAGTAGAAGAgttttgttttataaaaaagaCCTACTCGATTCGAATCTAAATTAGTTTAGACTGtggtttataaaaaaaaaagtttgagtTCATACAAAATTAGAGAGTTAATAGAAAACTTGAAAGTGAAAGGGATAGTTAGATATTTTGAGGAACACAAGGAGGCGTGTGACACGTGAAGCGTGATGTCTTGATCCTAAAAAAGGAAAGTTATTTGCTATAAATAGAGAAGCATGTTTGATGATAGCAACACATAAACCTAAAACCTTAAAACCTTAAAACCCTAACCTAAGAAGAATGGAAAGAGAGAGCTACAGGCACAAAAAACCAATAACAATGAGGAAATCAAGGAAAGGGTGTATGAAAGGGAAAGGGGGACCTGAAAACCCACTTTGCCCATATAGAGGAGTTAGGCAAAGAACTTGGGGCAAATGGGTTGGTGAAATTAGAGAGCCAAATAGAGGCAACAGAATCTGGTTAGGCACTTTTAACACTTCAATTGAAGCTGCTAGGGCCTATGATCAAGCTGCTCTCAGACTTTATGGCTCTTCAGCAACCCTAAACTTGCCTGAATATTTCCAGCAGCAACAGCAGACTCAGATTCAGATGCCAACTACTGAATCATTCTTAGAAAGTAGTACTGTACTTAGTTTTGGAGATGCAGATTCCGGATTCGGTTGCGGCGCAGAAAGTTCAATTGGGGGATGTTTGAGTGATCAGGCTGGGGAAAGTATGTATTGGCCTGACTTTGGTGCTTATCAGAATGATTTCTTGCAGGCTAGTAATGATATTGGGATTGCTACTGCTGGTGGACAAGGTTTTATCAACTGGGATTTTGCCTCTCAAGATCCATGGGGGttttaattttagattttagaAGATCATGGGATGGGATGGGATgcttgtttcttttttttaaggAGTTGATCATCTTGTTTCTGTTTTTTAGGAGTTTGATCATGAATGTAGacaacccttttttttttttttttctcatgtaTCATGTTCCAACTAGTCCATAATGGATGAGTGTTTGTTACTTGGGTTGCATTTGTTGACTAGTTTTTGGAAGaacttttttcttcttttttctgaATGTCCCCTAAGTTTTTTGTTTAATGAATCAAAGTTTTCTATTGTGCAAGTGATTATGTATTTTACATATGTGGTGAGATCTAGGTTAGAAAAATAGgaattcttaatttttagaattttatttattttgttctatTTTTTCAATTATGAAATTCTTACAGCTGATCTCTGTATGTTCTGTTCTTCTTATCTGTTGTGAAATATCTctgtataaaaaaaagaagttcTGTTCTTCTTATCTGCTGTGAAATATCTCTGCAAATATTAATCTAGATTCATTCTGTTTTCTGTTATAAATAACAagttttgttcttcttatctgcTGTGAAATATCTCTGCAAACATTAGTCTAGATTCATTCTGTTCTCCATTATAAATAACAAGTTCTATTCTTTTTATCTGCTGATAAGTATGAAATATCAttgtttctttttatttattttaatttaaatggcAAACAGTAGTTTAGATTCATTATGTTCTCCATTTTAAATCTGTTCTGTTTTTCTTATCTGCTGATAAGTATAAATacctttgttttttttgtttgcttTAATTGTATATAGCATCTAGTAATCTGGATTCATTCTCTTCTCTATTATTTATAACAAGTCATATTCTTCTTATCTGCTAATAAATATGAAATATCCTTGTTGTTTTTTTGTTTACTTTAATTTCAATGGAAAACATTAGTCTGAATTCATTCTGTTCTCTGTTATAAACCTGTTCTGGTTTTCTTATCCGCTGATAAGTATGAAATTTCTTTGCTTTAAATTTAATGGCAAGCAGTAGattagattaattttattcTCTGTTATAAATAATAAGGTATGTTCTTCTTATCCGATGATAAGTATGacatatctttattttttttgtttgctttaattttaatatcaaaCAATAGTCTCTCTTATAAGTAACAAGATATGTTGTTCTTATCTTctgataaatattaaattttcttttcttgtttacTTTAAATTTTAAGGTTAAGCAGTAGTTTAGATTCATATAAAATGATATTGAGAATTACAGATTTATATGCTATGATGGTGATATAAGATAGGGTTAGAAAATTTCAAATGGTATTTGGTTGGATATGAAAAGAATAAAATGACATCTCTTTTGGTGTATGCATCTGATGTATGTATCAAGGAGTTTGGAGGTCCTAGATCAGCCTTGACCTACACCAGTAAACAAAACGCATGGCTTACAGATTTAGAGAATAAAAGGTTGGAGGACCATAAATGGGTGACTCTATAATAAAAGGTTGAGTTACCTCAGCTTGTGCCCTCTGAAGAAGCTGCCTTGTCTTCAGGCCTATACTTGAgcatctatgttgcacggaaatggatactgaaacggaaacggaaacaATACTGGGAAACGTAATTTCTGAAAAACATAGGAAAtggaaacgtgtaaatattaaaaatataggggtatttttataaaaataaaaaatataataatacattaaaaaaaacaagattGAAGAACACGAGGAAAAAAGTCCAAGCTCAATTGAGATTCAAGAGACAAAGATTATAGGAGAAAGAAATGTGAGTAAGAAATATTTTAAAGGATACAAAGAAGGAATTATCCCTCAAATAGGAAGTTTCAATTTTCTTAATCTTAGATTGAATAGAAATTGTaaaatagaaagtttgaatttccagaattttaatCGAAATAGATAGGAAAAACCGTTTAAAATTTAAGAGacgtgtttcatattttgggTAATTACGGAAACGTGCCCGGAAACGTTTCGTATCAGTTTCCGAGAGTTTCCGTTTTCCACATCTGTCCGAAACGGGAAACGCATGTCACGAAGAGTTTCCGTGCTTCATAATTGAGCACTAACTTAAAAAGCTGCGTGGCGAGGTTTTTGTTCAATGTCAACCAAATAAGGAATACAGGCTATAAATAATTGTAATATTACCTTAATTCAATAATTGCTTTTAACATTACCATTATAAATTTAGGAGTTTCTGTAATGTTACATATAATACAGTAGGTGGTAACTCAAATGAGTAGCCATCTgatcaaattttaaaatatgagTTGTAATATTAGAAAAAAATTTCATAAATGGAATTACTTTTAACTCCTTCTGGTTTAAATTTACTTCAAATTTTAATGAAGATAGTATTCCTTAGTTTTAGTTTTGCTATGATAATAAATGAAAACTAAGATCAATCTTTTCAATATTTTAATATGTATGttagtttacattttttttgcatttttttttatggctTGATATATAGTTTGTTCAAAAAGTTCGATTATCCCataaacttttaaaatgtttCGATACCTCTTTGAAttagcttaaattgtaattaattaatctttCAGTTGTAAAAAAAGAAATTGTATGTGGATGGTGTATTGCACGTGCCTTACAAAAGTAGAATGAGCAAGGTCGGGATATGAGGTAGCTATCGTACCATTTTGACAGTTTGGAtgtcaatcaagttttttgatCATATTCGGGAGGTAATTAATGTATGAGAAGATTTCAAGACGCGTATAACAAACCTTTcgcatgtaattttttttttcttcaactaGATCATTCATTAATTTGTTACATTTTAAGCAATAGTTGAGAAGCTTTTGGGACATTTTAAACGGATTGATGAGTATATGAGAATATTTTGAAAGGTCAAAGTCCAATCAATAttatttggattgaaaaaaTTCACATAATATATACAGtaatattataatattagaaaaatacaaattaatcaat is drawn from Euphorbia lathyris chromosome 9, ddEupLath1.1, whole genome shotgun sequence and contains these coding sequences:
- the LOC136206927 gene encoding dehydration-responsive element-binding protein 2G-like, coding for MERESYRHKKPITMRKSRKGCMKGKGGPENPLCPYRGVRQRTWGKWVGEIREPNRGNRIWLGTFNTSIEAARAYDQAALRLYGSSATLNLPEYFQQQQQTQIQMPTTESFLESSTVLSFGDADSGFGCGAESSIGGCLSDQAGESMYWPDFGAYQNDFLQASNDIGIATAGGQGFINWDFASQDPWGF